In Gopherus evgoodei ecotype Sinaloan lineage chromosome 16, rGopEvg1_v1.p, whole genome shotgun sequence, the DNA window ACAGTAGGTTGGGCCTGAATTGCATAGCTCAGGATCCTATAAAATACCCTGTAAGGATATCATATGGGGTTTTTAGCTCTCTCCTTTCTTTGTCCTCCTATATGCGATAGACTATCCTTTTATCTACCTATCAGTCTATCTTCTATCATGCTTTCAGCTTAGCTTGTGTAGTGTAGTAGAACTACTCAACATCCCCAACTACTGGGGAAGCCAGCACCATCGTGTTATCGGGCATGCCAGGAGTGACGCTGGTCCTTCACCTCCTATTATCAAGtcctcaaggaagggtgtgagtatgttAAGTTAAGGTACTTACACTAGGAatagccacaaggactcctcgttgtaccttagagactaatgcatttatttgggcacaagcttttgtgggatataacccacttcatcagatgcatggagtggaaaatacagttggcagatatatatacacagcacatgaaaagatgaaagTTGCCAtgccaagtggggggtcagttctaacaagacaattcaattaaagtggaagtgggctattatAATACATTACAattcactttaattgaattgtcttaccgtgtgtgtgtggggggggtcagttcTAAtgaggcaactcccatcttttcatgtactgtgtatatatatctgcctactgtattttccactccgtgcatctgaagaagtgggttttagcccacgaaaacttatgcccaaataaattagttagtctctaaggtgccacaaggattcctcgttgtttttgctgatacaaactaacatggctacctctctgaaactTATAATAGGAAGTTTTggaatttttactgttttgcagTCATAAATTTCATagcatttattattcttttgttaatCTCAATAAAGTTTTTATCAGTTTGATGTTGTCCTCAGTGTAAATGTCTTTGCAAAGCATTCCAAGAGTCCTCTCCTGATATAGAACTCTCTGAGTTCTCGGACCCTCTAATCTGAACTGGACAAGAACCTTTAAATCTTCTGGTCGGATGCGATCAGTGGCAAGCCGTAACAACTAACCCATCAAATTCAGGTCAACATTAGGGACCAGGTCCCCTATACTAGATGCTGTAATATTCCCTTGTACTTTAAATGTCATTGTGCCATTTATACTGATTATaattcagctgaggatctgaattGTTTTGACTTTTTACTTTCTTATATTTCAGGCTACAGCAATGGACCAGCTTGTGGGATTTGGCTTGGTAGCCTTTAGCCTCCTCCTTTTTGTTTACTACACCATCTGGATTATTATACTGGTATGGATCCCGCCCATACTCTGGTTATTACAGTCTCAATGGCTTcgctgtagtgtgtgtttgtttaggcTTTCTTTAGAGGTGTTACTCTGTTTGTCTAGATATGTGCAAGCTGAAAAGCGATTACTAAAAACTCCTCCTTGCCTAGTCTGCCATTTAAAACCTTGATCATTTGAACCTTCATCCAAAGGTCAACCACATGGGATAACTCTAGGGTTATCCATAGCAGTGCACCCTGTTGAGTAGGTGCATTGGTGTGGATAAAGCAAGAACTGCTGCATTCCACACATTTGAACCTTCACCCAAAACTCAACCCCAAAATAGTTCTGGGGTTTTCAAAAAAGGGTTATTCTCCCATTATTTTTCACTTCCGTGCCCCATCTGTTTTCCGGTTCGCATGGGAAGTGGCAGAACTGAAATACGAGAGTCCATTCATGTGGGATCTCCAGACCAGTAGAAAGCAGAAAGTATAGGAAATCATACAAGGAAGCATCTTTTTTGAGCTGTCCAGGCCAGTTTTTCAGACTTGAGAGATTTGTTAAAGCTTTGGATTGGCATCTAAATCCCTGGCAGCTTCCAGTCCAAGCTCTGAACGTTTTTGAGTTCCCCCTCTGAATTCAAAAGCTTATTGCTCTGCTGTTACAAACCCTGTATTGTTTGAACGCTCTCTGAACATTAGAGCACTGTATTAGGGCTGTAAATATCAGTTAAAACAGTTAACTGGTTAAACgattaaaattatattgtttaacTGGTTAACCATTAGCCGAAGTATCTCCGGTGGGCCTGGCCCAGccggggctggcagctggctgGCCTGGCACAGGGCTGCTGAGGTTAATGGTTAATGTTGATTAACTGGTAAGCCTAATGCTTACCGGTTAACCTTATACATGCCTGTGCTGTAAAAGGGTTATCTGGTAGTAGTGGGTATAGgtgcaaagtgttctgcagcgtTTAACTACACCTGCAACACCTTTGTGAAGTGGCTTAAATAGTACAGTGACTTTCCAAGCGAGGGAAGCTGAAACCTTCCTGGGGATAAGAGATTTGTTCAGTCCCAGGCAATGAGGGAATCTGAATTAGAACCCCTGAGATTTTTTGCTCCTATGCTCAAGCCACCGGACAGCAACACTTCTGACATCCCTGGTGTCACGTGCTTACTACACTACCATGGATATATTGCACTTGTTCAGCTACCCTTTGCTTATTACATTCTCTGTCTGCAGCTGTACGTAAAGTCCCTAGTGCACGCTGGTCTAGGGTATTGAACAGGCATGTTCTCTCGTTACTTGGGGTTAGTTTTCAAGTCTAAGGTTACTTGTAGCTCTTGAGGTTAACTGTCCTGGCATTGCAGTAATAAATCCCCGAGTGCTGGAGAGTTGTCTTTGTATTGCCCGACTTAGTGGTGcctttcccttttgttttctGCAGCCCTTCATTGACAGCGATCACGGGATTCATAAGTTCTTCTTGCCCAGGGAGTATTCAGTTACCATTCCTGTGATCGCAGGGCTCCTTCTGGTGCTGTTTGTAGGTGAGTCCCATTTCTGTCTTATTCTGGTCTCTTTAAAAGTTGGTCGCTAACTTTTCATCTGATCACTGACAGCAGTGAACTGCCAGTATCTAAGGCTCAAGTGGTGTGAgcttcctcacagcagtgcccTGTCTGTGACTGTGATTCCACCAGTCCTTCTGTGATGAGGTTCCATTTCTCAGCAATGTGTTTAAAAACCACAGCGGTTGCGGGGGTTATGTTTTACTcagtctctctcgctctctttccTGCGTTAGGGGTTTTTATAGTGATTGTGATGTGGAAGAACAGAAAACCTGCAAAGAAATCAGACTGAAGACAGCAGGATGGGAGAGGCAGGGAGAAGGTGCCTGGCCTGGAACGTCTCAACAGGGACAAGACTTTACCTGCAGAAACAGGAGGACACTCCGCTCTAAGATTCTGTCACATGCCTCAATGGATGTTGGACTTGGCTGCACCCTCTTCCTGTGTTCCCTACCCTGAGACTTGTATGCAGCTATAGTTTACAATTTACTGCCCAAAGGGAAGTGAAACTGTCTGACCCACAGGATTCCTCTAGCAAGGGACCAGAACACCAGCCCTGCTGAACCTGTACCTAGGTTAAGGATAATCCTGGCAGACTGGTGGCTTTGGACTCTACAGTCCTTGCACTGTGTATCCTGTACTAAGGTGATGCTGTTCTGGCACCAGGCAGTGCTAGTGAGCAAAGGGCTCAGACTTGATTGATTTTCCTCTCCGCTGCAGACATCTCCTTTACTTggtttgtttctttcattttttaactGGTTACTTTAGGATTTTTTTATAGTGGATCCAATatgtgaaaaaacaaaatcatggATAAAAAAGTGCTCCTCTCTAAGGCTcggggggcaggttggggagaGATCCCCCTCCTCACTTACCTACTGGAGGAGTGGTGAACCATCAGCATCTTGTACGAATAGTGTTACTGCCAACGGATCACATTCCACCCTAGTCCACCTGCTCTTATACACACACAGGCTGTCTGTTCTGGCATAGTCAGGGGAAAGGTGGCCTCTCCACCGTGCATTGCATGTTACAGGATGCCACGAGCTTTATAGCCTCCTTCACGGCCCACTGTGCAGAGGAGGTAATGAAGAGGTGAGGTCCTCTGCTGTTGTGCAGAAGATGCACCATTGTTCTCCATGCTGTTGTGCTATCCACAGTGTGCGTACATTGAATGGGGCTGGAGAAGAAAGTCCTGCTCTGCTGAACAGCAACTGAGGAAGAAGGGGAGAGCAGCTCCGATACTGTCCTGATAAATGTGGTATTAATACTGGTCTAGTGAAGCCACTGGCTTTGCTTTATACTTACGAACAACTTGCCATGTTCCTGGTTAGCATAGGAGGGAAGATCATGCAAGCTGCCTGGAGCCGTGCTCTTTCTGCACCAGGCAGGGCTGAAGCAGCAAGGTGTTTTCACGCCTTAGCAGGCTGACTGCTTCAAACCCTGGAGGTAGAGTCCTGGCAGCTGTGTTTGAATGTGAGGAACTGGAGTCTCAATAAATATTATGCAGTATCTCTGTCTATGTTCTTCCActgccccagggggtggggtggggtgtaaaGTGACATTGATCTGGTGGCAAGATTTGCTTCCCACAATGAATCAGAAAACAGAGCCTGCATGTAACCTTAGGAGCACTGTGAAAGCCCTGCTGGGATGTGACCAGTTCTCGCTCCTCACTGCTGTTGCTATTGAGTCCTGTATTATACCATGATCTGCTGCATGCTGGAGAGCTGGGTATGTGACATGGAGCAGGGTGATCAGGCATGATGCCAAGGGGCAGCATGGTGGGAGTGGGGATGAGGGTGCAGACTTGTAGTTTCTCTAGAATAAATCATGGGTTGGTCAAAGTGCAGAGATACCATAACCAAGGCTCAGGTTCAGGGGTTTAGATGCTTCGTAGCATCTGTGATTTTCCTGACCAGTCTGCTAACGCTCTTGAGATGTCAGCACTGGAACGCCATCAAAGCTGGGTTCTTGTTCCAGCAGCAGTGTTAAGGACTGCATGGTTCCATTTTCTCTGAATATAAGGGGCCTTCTGCCAGGAGCAGATGCTAGCAGAAGTTCAGGGAGCCTTTCTGCAGCATCACGCCAGAGCCTGTCAAAGAATTAACCAGCCAAAAAGTAAACCTGATAACAACATCTTATGAGACACATGGTAAAAGAATAGAGTGGAACCCAGGGCACAAAACTCCAAGGAGAACATCTGCCAGTTGCCAGACCCAAAGGTTTGCACTTACTGTTGTGACTCCATTAAACTGTGCAAAAAGGAGGGGACTCTAGGTACTGTGTGAAAGTCCCCTGTGGTATAACAGTGATCTTCAATGGCTCCCTTTACCTGCTCCCCAGTGGCCAGGGACAGTGCAGAAGACTGCTGTCAGCCAAGACCAGGGCTGCCCCCGTGCTCTGCGCTGGAGGCTCCTAGAATATTCAGATTGCTCCCAGCTCCCCATGTGCCTCGGCCCCTCTGCTCGGGGTGGCTCTTTCATCTCTTTCCTTTGGCCCCacttgcagctgctgctctggcgcTTTCCCATTGGGGTTGGGCTATACGGTGAGAACCGCAAGATTCCAGCCAGGACATTTCTATTTAGAGCCCTTTGGCAAAGGCACCCTGGCTGCACTGTGTACCCACTCTGCTGCCAATGCCCTCCCCCCCGTCTGCTGGGACTGACATCTCTGTGCTGAATGAGCCCTATGTCAGaggtggtgggggttgggctaGTCTAAATCCCTCCGTTTCCTTTCTAAACCACCTTTTGCTCCAGATCTCTTGCTTCCCACTCGAGCTCTCCAGCTGCACTTCTCCGTCTGCTTTCCTCAGCACTTGGAAATATGAGAAACGGCAGCAGCTCCCATGAGTATGAGGTCACTCCACCTCTGGGTGCTCTggggaaaaaaggaagcaaaagcCTCATCTCTTAGCAACTCCAGGCACTTTCTctagcctgccagccctggagctgttgCTGCTTCATTTCTTCCCACCAGCCTTCGCAGATCtgctgcctccagcttccattcccTATGTCTTCTAACCCCAGCTGCCCTAGGATGCCGCTGGAATAATCCCAGGGATTCTGCTTGTGTCACTGGAACAAGCCCAGGGACACTATCTCCCTACCATTTTCACTGGAGAGGCTCACAGATAAGGGCAAGTATGAACCCAATGTGGAGTCTGAactaatagagagagagagagagaggtgtgtgtgtcagAATGGCCTATCTGTCAGGAGAATGGTTCAGCTGTCCAATGGGTCTGGTGAGCCGGGGGAGGGATTGGGGGAGGCAGCCTGCCCGGTGGAATGAGCACAGGGCCCAGAGCCAGAGACTGGTCCTTGCCAGCGAGTGGTCCAGTTTAGTGTGAAATGTCCCAGGTGAAGGAGATTCCTCGCTCTTTTCCCAGGAGCCTGCTGCCTTCTGCTCCCCCGAAGTGCTTCTGCCAGTGTCTTCACGGGGTTACTCTGGCACAATGTGTTTAAAAGAGACACCTCTGTCTCTTGCCAAAAGGAAGGCAGTTTTTACCCCCTGAGATGTTCTATAAGCTGCAGGGACAAAGGCTTACCACGGGTGAGGTGTCTGCTCCTTTCTCAAGCAGGAAGGAGCCCTGCAATGCTCGGGGCCACCAGCTACCCTGGAGGTTGGAGATGCTTTTGGAGCAAAGCCTGAAACAGCTCAGCAGTGCCAGTCAGTTCAGCTTCAGTCATAACAATGTTAACGCCCTTATTGCTTTAGAAGCATGGCAGAAGAAATGAATACCCATGTCTATTGAGCAAGCCCCTGTGCTCTCCCCCAGCTCTCCATGCGTGGCATATGTTGAAAGGAAGATGAGATTCTGGGTTCCTTGTTGCCTGTTGCTTTCTTGCTTACCCTCTGCTTTCTCACCCTTCCTGCTAGGCTGTGGCCCAGCTGCTTAGTTTAACTCTAGCATGTTTGGGGACTTCCCCTGGCAAAGGCTTAGCAAGGACTGGATGAGGTAGGTGGAACCTCAGAGCCCAGCAAAGGGAGAACTGCCAGAGATGAGCTCTGTTGTGTTAATTTCAGTTGAGTCAAAAGGGTTAGTGTGACCCTGTCACTAACTAGCACTACCTAGTTAAATGCTGTTCAGGGTTTCAAagacagagacctcagcctgtttAGTCCCATGACAAACACCCTCCAAAATGCATGTCAAAGGTTGGAGGTGTATTGACTGGGATACGCAAGAGAACGGAGAACAAAACACAAGGCATTTTTAAGCGAAAAGGGGAGACTGCAAAACAAAGAATCCAAACTTATCAAAGTCCCTTTCAGAGAGGGTATCGCTGATATGGTATTGCTGTACAGCAAGTGAGAAACGATTGCTACTTTGGAAGGATCGTTACTGAAGATGGAAGATGGGATGTCAGCACCAGACTAGCAAAAGTGGAAGAGACATTGTGGAGCAATAAACATCTGGTGAGAAGGGACATAAATCTGAAGACTAAATTCCAACTCTTAAAAGCTTACATTTGGTCTGTATTAAATGACAGCTGTGAAATATGGACATTCAAACAATCGATGATAAACTACAGTCCTTCAAATTGtgggtcagaagaattctgaaaatCTCATGGCTAAACCATGTAACCAACAAAAAGGTATTGGAAATGATTGGAACTCAGCAAACCGTAGTTAGAGATCTTATGAAAAGAAAGATTTGATTTGCAGTGCACGTTTTAGGGGGTTCTGTGGGTGATGCATGTTTACAAGCACTGGAAGGGAAACTTGATGGCAGAAGAACATGAAACAGAAAAAGAAGATACTGGATGGATGATGTGGTATCCTGGGTGGATTAAAAAGACTATTCATCCATCAAGAGTCATACAGAATGGGCTATCTTGGTTGTAGACTTGCAGTAATGGAGGGGCCATATATGAAGATCGCTTAGTCTCCTGTTTTTTCAAGCAATCTTTGTTAGTGGGGAAGAAAGGGTTAGTTCTGTTGTTCAATGTTGAGTTGGCCAATGTTAATGATGGTTACTTTTTCTGCTCTTGGCAGCCGAGCCACAGAAATGGAGAGGAGAAAGGATAGCAAGCATGGGGAAATGCAGCTTTTTGTTGACGTTCTCAGGATACATGGTAGTTAGTCATGGACAGATGCTTTGGGCTGGCAGGTCGGCCATGACATCTGTTGCTCTG includes these proteins:
- the DPM2 gene encoding dolichol phosphate-mannose biosynthesis regulatory protein isoform X1 gives rise to the protein MLSLCSVVELLNIPNYWGSQHHRVIGHARSDAGPSPPIIKSSRKGATAMDQLVGFGLVAFSLLLFVYYTIWIIILPFIDSDHGIHKFFLPREYSVTIPVIAGLLLVLFVGVFIVIVMWKNRKPAKKSD
- the DPM2 gene encoding dolichol phosphate-mannose biosynthesis regulatory protein isoform X2, which codes for MATAMDQLVGFGLVAFSLLLFVYYTIWIIILPFIDSDHGIHKFFLPREYSVTIPVIAGLLLVLFVGVFIVIVMWKNRKPAKKSD